GGCGACGAGATTACGGGAGTGCTGAGTCGTAGGGCTACACCTTGGTGTCCCATCATTGACGTTCAGGTCACCGGGGATGACGGACTTGGAAACCGCATCGCGCGGAGTGCATCTGAACTCGGTGAAGTCCTACAGCGCGTCGTCCCGGCTCTGCGCGATCGAACAAAGGTGTTCAACATCTCGCTCGGCATTGCCCCCATCTCGGACGGCTTCTACTCGTCACTCGCACGCCTGATCGACCACTTAGCGCGCAAGTACCAGGTTCTCTTTGTTATCTCTGCAGGCAATATCACCGATCCGTGCGCGGTTCCACCTCACCACTTCTCACCGGAGTCTGCAAGGATTCTGTTCCCTGCCGAGTCTCTGCTCGCGCTAACCGTCGGATCTGTTGCGCGTTACTGCGAGCCTAATTGCGTGGCACGAGAGCGTGAACTAGCGCCGTACTCGCGGCGAGGTCCAGGCGCAGATCGCGCATTGAAGCCGGAACTCGCTGCACATGGCGGGAATGTCTTCTTCACTGGGGCTGGCTGGGCGACCTCTCCTCGCATTGCCGCTTATGGGTTGGGAAGGGCGGGTACGCACTTGGAGTACGCCACCGGGACGAGCTACTCCGCTCCCCTGGTTTCACAGTACGCTGCGCGGATCTTCGATGCGTACCCGGATGCGCATCCGAACCTAGTGAGAGCGCTTCTTTGCCACTTCGCCCGACCTGTCGAGACTCCGGCTGTAGGTGCACCGCTGGAAGCACATCATCTGTGCGGCTTCGGCGAACCTGATGTTGATCAGGCAATGTTCTCTGGCGCTACCTCCGCGAGTTACCTCTTCCAAGGGGAGATCCGGAAGGACTCGTACCTGTACCTACCATTTCACGTCCCGAGCGCACTAGCGGACGAGCCGCGAGCGCGGCTCACAGTGCGCGGCACGGTCGTGTTCGATCCTCCAGTCAGCGCCGATGATTCAGTGAACTACTCGCTCTGTCGGATTTCCGGCCAACTGCGCAAGCGGACGGAGGCAGGCATGCGGGAGGTGAGCATCGGTGGTGCGGAGGATGATGTGCTCTTCCCATGGAACCCCTTAGTGCACTTCTCGCATCCGTTCCGACGCGGGTATGCTGCAGGCGAGTGGGAGCTGCGGCTGCGCCTAATGACGAGAGGTGACCTGCCAGACAACTACACGCAATCCTTCTCTGTGATCATCGAGGTGCTCGATTCAAGCGGCACGATCGACGTTCGCCGAGCAATCGAGAAGGAGGCTGGCAGTGTATATCTCCCCGTCGCTCTACGGGTCGCGGCCTGATGCTACCCTTCTGGCTAGCTAACGAGGCGCTGAAGCTGACAAAGCGGCCCGGAGCTCCTCGTTCGTTCAGGGGCAGCGTGGGCCGCTTTGCAGCTTAGCTTGGGCGTTAGCCACGCCAAAAACGATGACACAGCGCGAGACACTTGCCCACCGGCTGGATCGAACAGTACTTGCGCACTCGGCGCTGTTCTCCATTGCGCGACTCGCGCTCAGTCGCGGCCGAGAGGAGCCAAATCAGTCAGATTTCTTGACTGCGCAGGTCATGGCGGCGTTCGCCGTGGAAGCTTACCTAAACTTCGTCGGAGAGAATCTCTTTCCATTCTGGGAAGATGTAGAGCGAATTTCAGTACGAAACAAGTTGAGCATGATCTGCAGGCATGCCGACATTCGTCCCGACTTCGGTAGAAGGCCATTTCAGTCGCTTGTTGAACTATGGAAATTCCGTGACGTGCTTGCCCACGCTCGAACGGAATCTTTATCAGTCATGCAACCAGGACCGCCGCCCGAATCGATAAAGTACCCAGAGACTGCATGGGAGAAGCGGTGTACTCTAGCCATTGCGGAACGCACAATTGAAGATGCGGAAGCAATCGTGAAGGAGATTCATCGACGAGCGGGTCAGACAAGCGGAGTACTCGGGCAACTTGCGGTTCAAGGTGGCGAGATCTTGAGCCGTGAGCGTCCGTCCACATAGCCGTCTTTGAGCAACCGGGGAGATGGGTAACAGAGTAAACCGGCAACATGGGTAACACTTGAGAACGGGTTACCCGCGGATGATGTAGTCCCGCTCGTCGAGCTTGGCTAAGAGGACGGTGTTGAAGAAGATCGACCAGATGCCGTCGTCTGTCTCTTCCAGTCCGATGTGGTGGTTCGTGAGCGACTGCGCGATAAACAGCAGTCGATGTTGGAAGCGAAACGTTCCACCGGTCGTGATCTTCTTCACCAAGAAGTGCCCGGGGTATTCTTGGGCCGGGAGCTGCTTCGGATATGCACGGGGCGACGTCGCGTAATGTGCAGACGGCGTCTCCCCACCCAGGTACTAGTGGGGGCGTTCCGTGTTGTATTCGCGCCGGAAGGCGTCAAACGCCCGCTGCTGCGCGGCGGCATTGGCCCGTGGCGGACGACTGGCGGCACGCTTCAGCGTCCGATGCATTCGTTCATGCGCGCCGTTCTGCTGCGGTCGTCCCGGATGGATGCGTTGATGCTGAATGCCGAGCCGCATCCACCAGACGTTGAGCTTTGACAGGCCATGAATACCGGTCGTGGCGAACGGCCCCCCGTTGTCCGTGCGGATGGCCAACGGCAATCCATATCCGCGGAAGGCGCGCTCGAAGAACGGTTTGACGCCGACGCCTTCGGTGGAGAGGAGTCCCCGACAGGTGAGGAGGAAGCGCGTGTGCTGATCGGCAATCTTGAGGGGATGTCGCCTTCTACGGCTGGCTGATCGAGCTTGGAGGTTCCGGCGGTTTCCAGTCAGCAGCACGCGTGTTCCGCCGCGCGCTGCAAGTGCTCGACAAGATGTCGCATGCTGGAGACAGATAGTGATGGCAGAGCAGAGCGAAACGATCGCCCTGACTACGGAGTACATTTCCTCACATGCGCGGGTCTCCAGACGCACCCCTCACCACCGACTACCACGCCGCCTGGTGGGCGCTCCAGCTCGTTGCCAGCGAGGCAACCGGGACGGTGTCCGACCTCGCCCGCTCCATTGCCAACGCCAAGGTCGACCTCAACCCGCACCAGGTCGACGCGGCGCTGTTCGCCATGCGCTCCCCGCTCGCGCGCGGGGTCATTCTTGCCGATGAAGTGGGACTCGGCAAGACTATTGAGGCCGGTCTTGTCATCGCGCAGCGCTGGGCCGAGCGCCGCCGCCGTATCTTGCTGATTGTTCCGGCAACCCTGCGCAAGCAGTGGGTCGAGGAGCTCCGACAGAAGTTTGGCCTCCCCGCGGAGATCCTCGATCAGCGCACACAGTCGCTGGATCGTACCGACGCCATCTTGGTCACGTCGTATCAGTTTGCCGCCGGCCGCGCGGCATCGGTGGCAGGTGTGATGTGGGATCTGGTCGTGTTCGACGAAGCGCATCGGTTGCGCAATGTGTACAAGCCGGGCAGCCGTATTGCGGCTGCGCTGCGAGACGCCACAGCGCAGGCGCCCAAACTGCTGCTCACCGCCACGCCGCTGCAGAACTCCCTGTTGGAGCTGTACGGGCTCACGTCGTTCGTCGACCCGCACTGCTTTGGCGACGAAGCCTCCTTTCGCGCCCGCTTCGGCTCCGGCGCCGCGCTCGACGCGCCCGCGGCGGCCAGCCTGCGTGAGCGGATGAGTGGGGTCCTCACCCGCACGCTGCGCTCGCAGGTGCTCGAGTACGTGCGGTTCACCAATCGCATTCCACTTACGCAGAACTTCACCCCCTCTGCGGCCGAACAGCAGCTCTACGATCTGGTCAGCGCCTACCTGCAGCGTACCGATCTGCTGGCCATTCCCCCCAGCCAGCGGGCGCTGCTCACGCTGGTGCTGCGACGCCTGCTCGCTTCATCATCGTTTGCCATTGCCGGCACCCTGCGCGCGCTGGCGGCTCGGCTCGAGGCTATTGCCGGGGCCACAGCAACGAGCCACGCTCCCCAGATCGACGCGGCCATCTCGGGCGACTTCGATGGTCTGGATGAACTGAACGACGAGTTCACCCAAACGGATGGTCCAGATGCCACCACATCTGCGCCCGATCCAGCTTCCGAGCTCGCCGAGCTGCGGCGCTATGCGGCGCTGGCTGAGTCCATCGATGGCAACGCGAAAGGCACAGCGCTCCTCGCCGCCCTCGAGTCGGCCCTCCATCGCGCCACGGCTCTCGGTGCTGCACGCAAAGCAGTTGTGTTCACCGAGTCGCGCCGCACGCAGGAGTATCTCGTGCGCCTGCTCGAAGCCAACGGCTATGCGGGCCAGGTCGTGTTCCTCAACGGCCAGAACAGCGACCCGATCTCCCGCGCCCGCTACGAAGCCTGGCGAGATGCGCACGCCGGCACCGCTTTACTCTCCGGCTCCCGCGCCGCCGACACGCGCGCGGCCATCATCGATGCCTTTCGTCACACGGCAACCATCCTCGTCGCCACTGAGGCAGCCGCCGAAGGGGTGAACCTGCACTTCTGCTCGCTGGTGGTGAACTATGACCTGCCATGGAACCCGCAGCGCATCGAGCAACGGATCGGCCGTTGTCATCGTTACGGCCAACAGCACGACGTGGTGGTGCTCAACCTGGTGAACACCGCCAACGCGGCCGACAAGCGGGTCTTTGAGCTGCTCGCGGCCAAGTTTCGCCTCTTTGAGGGGGTCTTTGGTGCGTCCGACGGCGTGCTCGGTGCACTTGAGAGCGGCGTGGACATTGAACGGCGGATTGCCCAGGTGTACCAATCGTGCCGCACAACCGCCGATATCCACGCCGCCTTCGATGCGCTGCAGGCTGAACTGGAGGCCGAGATCGCCGACCGCATGGAGCGGACGCGCCGTGCGGTGCTTGAACACTTCGATGACGACGTGCAAACCCGTCTGCACGTGCATCGTGAGCAGGCGCAACAGGCCCTCGAGGCACACCAGCGCACCCTCTGGTCACTGGCTCGGCACGAGTTGGCCGGACACGCGGACTTCGCTGCCGATGCGCCCCGCTTTCGCTACCACGGAGACCTGGCACCGCGTGGCTGGTATGCGCTGCTCTGGCCCGATGCCGACCGGCTCGGTGATGCGTTCTTCCGGCCGGATCATCCATTGGCTGCGGCGCTCATCGAGCGGGCGCTCAGCCGCGAGTTGCCGGCTGCCCAACTCACGCTGCAGTTCAGCCAGCGCCAACCGCCAGTGTCCGCTTTGGCCGAGTTCAGCGGCGCCAGCGGCTGGCTGGTGTGCGGGCAGTTCACCGTGCATTCACTGCAGACAGAGACGCATTCCGTGCTGGCGGCCGTCAGCACCGATGGCCGCGTCCTCGATGAGGAGCAGGCCCGTCGTCTCCTCACGCTGGATGTGGTGCAGGAGGTACCGGCGTCGTTCGCTGCCGTGGCGCTCGCGGTCACGGCAGCGCGGGAGGAGGCGTGCCAACGTGTGCTGGCGGAGGTGGAGCGTCGCAATGCCGGCTGGTACGATGAGGAGGTGACCAAACTGGATGCCTGGGCCGACGATCTGCGACTGTCACTGGAGCGGGAGCTCAAGGAGCTCGACCGGCAGATAGTGGAAGCCCGAGGAGTGGCCCGCGGTGCCGATACGCTGGCCGCCAAGCTGGACGCGCAGCGTGCGCTCAAGGCGCTTGAACAGCGCCGGAACGTGGCTCGGCGCGAACTGTTCGACGCCCAGGACCGCATCGCCGAACGTCGGGACGAGCTGATTGCCGCGGTTGAGCGGCAGATGGCGGTCCAACACGCCTGGAGCGAACGGTTCGTGGTCGGGTGGCGGCTGGTGTGAGCTCACGTTGAAAGTTTCTGCAGACACTCCCTTCCCTAAAGGACGGAAAGTGTGTA
The Gemmatimonas sp. UBA7669 genome window above contains:
- a CDS encoding S8 family peptidase is translated as MPDAPLTHLWIPGERVRTETFAPRGGGDTYERPDLAEHSRTLLDAFTRSISEFQGKADLDIATDLIVEIAMAADRPAGKERLHLRNLGFEVVALSPEAANVAIARIPRERIGALQRKIERYANTPRHVGKSNLSAIDSIKPVGVQRKVEPVLATVAGEAPTKCLITLYSALPAELKAVVAQRIARDLSDRGMGAAALHQYDNGLVAIAAELTRSEMDRVGEQYMFVRSIESNAEVVTESGTPADPVPSILQVDSPRCQMPVAVIDSGVNSRCSLLDGLVVHTVDELPPRSVGPHLAHGTFVASRVVYGDEITGVLSRRATPWCPIIDVQVTGDDGLGNRIARSASELGEVLQRVVPALRDRTKVFNISLGIAPISDGFYSSLARLIDHLARKYQVLFVISAGNITDPCAVPPHHFSPESARILFPAESLLALTVGSVARYCEPNCVARERELAPYSRRGPGADRALKPELAAHGGNVFFTGAGWATSPRIAAYGLGRAGTHLEYATGTSYSAPLVSQYAARIFDAYPDAHPNLVRALLCHFARPVETPAVGAPLEAHHLCGFGEPDVDQAMFSGATSASYLFQGEIRKDSYLYLPFHVPSALADEPRARLTVRGTVVFDPPVSADDSVNYSLCRISGQLRKRTEAGMREVSIGGAEDDVLFPWNPLVHFSHPFRRGYAAGEWELRLRLMTRGDLPDNYTQSFSVIIEVLDSSGTIDVRRAIEKEAGSVYLPVALRVAA
- a CDS encoding integrase core domain-containing protein, with translation MLLTGNRRNLQARSASRRRRHPLKIADQHTRFLLTCRGLLSTEGVGVKPFFERAFRGYGLPLAIRTDNGGPFATTGIHGLSKLNVWWMRLGIQHQRIHPGRPQQNGAHERMHRTLKRAASRPPRANAAAQQRAFDAFRREYNTERPH
- a CDS encoding SNF2-related protein, which encodes MRGSPDAPLTTDYHAAWWALQLVASEATGTVSDLARSIANAKVDLNPHQVDAALFAMRSPLARGVILADEVGLGKTIEAGLVIAQRWAERRRRILLIVPATLRKQWVEELRQKFGLPAEILDQRTQSLDRTDAILVTSYQFAAGRAASVAGVMWDLVVFDEAHRLRNVYKPGSRIAAALRDATAQAPKLLLTATPLQNSLLELYGLTSFVDPHCFGDEASFRARFGSGAALDAPAAASLRERMSGVLTRTLRSQVLEYVRFTNRIPLTQNFTPSAAEQQLYDLVSAYLQRTDLLAIPPSQRALLTLVLRRLLASSSFAIAGTLRALAARLEAIAGATATSHAPQIDAAISGDFDGLDELNDEFTQTDGPDATTSAPDPASELAELRRYAALAESIDGNAKGTALLAALESALHRATALGAARKAVVFTESRRTQEYLVRLLEANGYAGQVVFLNGQNSDPISRARYEAWRDAHAGTALLSGSRAADTRAAIIDAFRHTATILVATEAAAEGVNLHFCSLVVNYDLPWNPQRIEQRIGRCHRYGQQHDVVVLNLVNTANAADKRVFELLAAKFRLFEGVFGASDGVLGALESGVDIERRIAQVYQSCRTTADIHAAFDALQAELEAEIADRMERTRRAVLEHFDDDVQTRLHVHREQAQQALEAHQRTLWSLARHELAGHADFAADAPRFRYHGDLAPRGWYALLWPDADRLGDAFFRPDHPLAAALIERALSRELPAAQLTLQFSQRQPPVSALAEFSGASGWLVCGQFTVHSLQTETHSVLAAVSTDGRVLDEEQARRLLTLDVVQEVPASFAAVALAVTAAREEACQRVLAEVERRNAGWYDEEVTKLDAWADDLRLSLERELKELDRQIVEARGVARGADTLAAKLDAQRALKALEQRRNVARRELFDAQDRIAERRDELIAAVERQMAVQHAWSERFVVGWRLV